One Lysinibacillus fusiformis genomic window carries:
- a CDS encoding sensor histidine kinase — protein sequence MSWKLFLRDYASFFIFQLLLVGFIMVLYWLDGFRNVDTAIYSVSISVVLLCSFLLVRYLMRQSYLMKISQLPKTMEDGLQKNAKTPEAVQTEKYMHELYRLYQHELHSLYASQKRHDQFMNQWVHQMKTPISVIELLLQDDRPLDKKNVQEEIDRLRRGLDMVLVNARLENFEEDMQVEQIALKTIVTATVNENKRLFITKRVFPEIHIEDDIIVASDSKWLRFIIGQFVTNAVKYTFEANKKIVISAIKKDEYIQLAICDEGIGIPASDLSRVTKAFFTGENGRKTGESTGMGLYLANEICEKLGHELDITSEVGKGTVITVTFTNKGEQE from the coding sequence ATGAGTTGGAAATTATTTTTGAGAGATTATGCCTCATTTTTTATTTTTCAGCTATTATTAGTTGGTTTTATTATGGTGTTGTACTGGCTAGATGGCTTTCGGAATGTCGATACTGCTATATATTCTGTCAGTATTAGTGTTGTGTTGTTGTGTTCGTTTTTACTTGTGCGCTATTTAATGCGGCAAAGTTATTTGATGAAAATATCGCAACTTCCAAAGACGATGGAAGATGGTCTTCAAAAAAATGCCAAAACGCCTGAGGCTGTACAGACAGAAAAATATATGCATGAACTCTATCGACTGTATCAGCATGAACTTCATTCGTTGTATGCAAGTCAAAAGCGGCACGATCAGTTTATGAATCAATGGGTGCACCAAATGAAAACACCCATTTCTGTTATTGAATTGTTATTGCAAGATGACCGCCCACTAGACAAAAAGAATGTGCAAGAGGAAATCGATCGTTTGCGAAGGGGCTTGGACATGGTACTTGTTAATGCACGATTGGAAAACTTCGAAGAGGACATGCAAGTAGAACAGATTGCATTAAAAACAATTGTCACTGCAACTGTTAATGAGAATAAACGTTTATTTATTACGAAACGAGTTTTTCCTGAAATTCATATTGAGGATGACATCATTGTAGCGAGCGATTCTAAATGGCTTCGTTTTATTATCGGACAATTCGTAACAAATGCGGTGAAGTATACATTTGAAGCGAATAAAAAAATAGTGATTTCTGCCATTAAAAAAGATGAATACATTCAGCTAGCAATCTGTGATGAGGGCATTGGTATTCCTGCTTCCGATCTATCTCGTGTGACAAAAGCCTTTTTTACTGGTGAAAACGGACGTAAGACTGGGGAATCGACAGGGATGGGCTTATATTTAGCCAATGAAATATGCGAAAAGCTCGGTCATGAGCTAGACATTACGTCCGAAGTAGGAAAAGGTACGGTTATTACAGTCACATTTACCAATAAGGGGGAGCAAGAATGA
- a CDS encoding response regulator transcription factor, with the protein MEKHRIFIVEDDVKIASLLAETLRKYQYEVETIQEFDHLIEEFKAFNPHMVLLDINLPAYDGYYWCRQLRQYTTCPIIFISARSGEMDQIFALENGGDDFITKPFNYEIVLAKIRSHLRRTYGEYAARQEERTIKQGQLVLHLERMELHKNDLEIPLQKKECIILELLMGQAPKVVTREQLLEELWDDQAFVDENTLNVNMTRVRKKLADYHILSTIETVRGAGYRFILSAGEL; encoded by the coding sequence ATGGAAAAGCATCGGATATTTATTGTTGAAGATGATGTAAAGATTGCATCATTGCTCGCAGAAACACTTAGAAAATATCAATACGAAGTTGAAACAATCCAGGAATTTGATCATCTCATTGAAGAGTTTAAGGCTTTTAATCCACATATGGTATTGCTTGATATAAATTTACCAGCATATGACGGCTACTATTGGTGTCGTCAGTTGCGTCAATATACAACTTGTCCAATCATTTTCATTTCGGCGCGTTCTGGCGAAATGGACCAAATTTTTGCGCTTGAAAATGGCGGTGATGATTTTATTACAAAGCCATTCAATTATGAAATTGTGTTAGCTAAAATCCGAAGTCACTTGCGCCGTACATATGGTGAATATGCTGCAAGACAAGAAGAACGGACGATAAAGCAAGGACAGCTTGTATTACATTTGGAACGTATGGAGCTGCATAAAAATGATTTAGAAATTCCATTACAAAAGAAAGAGTGTATCATTCTAGAGCTTTTAATGGGACAGGCACCAAAAGTAGTAACACGTGAACAATTGCTGGAGGAACTTTGGGACGATCAGGCGTTTGTAGATGAAAATACATTGAATGTAAATATGACGCGAGTACGTAAAAAATTAGCTGATTATCATATTTTGTCCACGATAGAAACAGTTCGTGGAGCTGGATACCGCTTCATTTTAAGCGCGGGTGAGCTGTAA
- a CDS encoding lipoate--protein ligase, producing MIFVDNKGIHDPRINLAIEEYLLKTMDVEKEPVLLFYINQPSIIIGKNQNTIEEINTDYVEDNSIIVVRRLSGGGAVYHDLGNLNFSFITKDDGDSFMNYKKFTQPVVDALAKLGVNSELSGRNDILAEGRKVSGNAQFSTKGRMFSHGTLMFDTEIDAVVSALKVKKDKIESKGIKSIRSRVANISEFLKEQMTVEEFRLEILKSIFGGEENIRFYELTEEDWTNIHNLSAERYQTWEWNYGKSPRFNIQKTHRFPTGGIDIRLEVNHGIIEEAHIFGDFFGIGDMEDVEQRLVGTNYDRTAIAEALADIDIPKYFGGVTTEELLQLIY from the coding sequence ATGATTTTCGTTGACAATAAAGGGATTCATGACCCACGCATTAACCTTGCGATTGAGGAGTATTTATTAAAGACAATGGACGTTGAAAAGGAGCCAGTGTTGCTATTTTACATAAACCAGCCGTCCATCATTATTGGAAAAAATCAAAATACAATTGAAGAAATTAATACAGATTATGTGGAGGATAATAGCATCATTGTGGTTCGTCGTCTTTCAGGTGGTGGTGCTGTGTACCATGATCTTGGCAACCTAAACTTCAGTTTTATTACGAAAGATGATGGCGATAGCTTTATGAATTATAAAAAATTCACACAGCCAGTTGTTGATGCACTTGCAAAATTAGGTGTCAATTCAGAATTATCGGGTCGTAATGATATTTTAGCGGAAGGACGCAAAGTATCTGGAAACGCGCAGTTTTCTACAAAAGGTCGTATGTTTAGTCATGGAACATTAATGTTTGATACAGAAATTGACGCTGTGGTTTCTGCGTTAAAAGTTAAAAAAGATAAGATCGAATCAAAGGGCATTAAATCGATTCGCTCACGTGTAGCAAATATTTCTGAGTTCTTAAAAGAACAGATGACGGTTGAGGAATTCCGATTAGAAATTTTAAAATCCATCTTCGGGGGCGAAGAGAATATTCGCTTTTATGAACTGACAGAGGAAGATTGGACGAATATCCATAATTTATCGGCAGAAAGATATCAAACGTGGGAATGGAATTACGGGAAATCTCCACGCTTTAATATTCAAAAAACACATCGTTTCCCAACAGGGGGCATCGATATTCGCTTGGAAGTGAATCACGGCATTATTGAAGAAGCCCATATTTTTGGTGATTTCTTCGGTATAGGCGATATGGAAGATGTAGAACAACGCTTAGTTGGTACTAACTATGATCGGACAGCAATTGCTGAAGCATTAGCAGACATAGATATTCCAAAATACTTTGGTGGTGTCACAACAGAAGAGTTGTTACAATTAATTTATTAA
- the yhfH gene encoding protein YhfH, with translation MLENVVEFFKNLPAKQCTECGEKIEEQSECYSNTCEKCNCL, from the coding sequence ATGTTAGAAAACGTAGTTGAATTTTTCAAGAATTTACCCGCAAAGCAATGCACTGAATGTGGTGAAAAAATCGAAGAACAAAGCGAATGCTACAGCAACACTTGTGAAAAATGTAACTGCCTATAA
- a CDS encoding YhgE/Pip domain-containing protein translates to MIKAEWLKIFKTRKMLVSIIAVLFIPVMYAGMFLWAFWDPYAGLPNLPVAIVNEDAGAEMDGVKLDLGDNLVEKLVDSEQFNFIEVSKEEAEKGLNGRDYYMILEIPTNFSDHATTLLDDKPSKLVINYIPNEGLNFLGAQIGETAMDRVRAEVNSQVSATYAEKLFDSITTLGDGFTEAADGSNKLDEGAQKVANGAKDLKGYLEQLASSTIELSNGTDKITKGAGQAATGATELSTGLVKLQDGTVQLQKGAQQAATGATSLEQGLSQYTQGVAKVEAGLTTITEKQQQIVAGAASVAESAGTLNGAANQLTTGSAKVEAGITALTAQLQSAIASMPEEQAAALKQTLAELQAGSASVHTGINSIASGTEKLQAGANQVNSGATQIAAGQADVLAGANSLSAKSNALIEGAKNLQTGNATLANKLGELNAGVNTAVAGSKTLASGLNELATGTTTLNEGTTTLASKSGELADGSSTLAEGSTELADGTATLSSKLGEASEKANEVHANDDTYDMVGSPVEVDKESVNHVPNYGTGFSPYFISLGLFVGALLISIVFPLVEPAIRPKNGVSWFTSKVTVLAVVGLIQSLLTVGIVKWGLGLEVQNLGYFILSALLTSFVYLGLIQMLVSIFGDPGRFMAIVVLILQLTTSAGTFPLELIPEPLQIFNKLLPMTYSVQAFKASISTGDMTYLWQNYGMLFGYMAVFLAITFGYFMLLHTRRYSKVAEEK, encoded by the coding sequence ATGATTAAAGCTGAATGGCTGAAAATCTTTAAAACAAGAAAAATGCTTGTTTCGATTATCGCTGTATTATTCATCCCTGTCATGTATGCAGGTATGTTTTTATGGGCGTTTTGGGATCCGTATGCAGGCTTGCCTAATTTACCGGTAGCAATAGTCAATGAAGATGCTGGTGCTGAAATGGATGGAGTTAAGTTAGATTTAGGGGATAACTTAGTCGAAAAGCTAGTCGATAGTGAGCAGTTTAACTTTATCGAAGTATCCAAAGAAGAAGCAGAAAAGGGTTTAAATGGTCGTGACTATTACATGATCCTTGAAATCCCAACAAATTTTTCTGACCATGCAACAACTTTATTAGATGACAAACCTTCTAAACTAGTCATCAATTATATTCCAAATGAAGGCTTAAACTTCCTTGGTGCACAAATTGGTGAAACAGCAATGGATCGTGTACGTGCAGAAGTAAATTCACAAGTTTCTGCTACATATGCAGAAAAATTATTTGATTCCATTACAACATTAGGTGATGGCTTTACAGAAGCAGCTGATGGTTCCAATAAGCTAGATGAAGGTGCACAAAAAGTGGCGAACGGAGCCAAAGATTTAAAAGGCTATCTGGAGCAACTAGCATCAAGTACAATCGAACTTTCTAATGGTACAGACAAAATAACAAAAGGTGCTGGTCAAGCGGCAACTGGCGCTACTGAATTATCAACTGGTCTTGTGAAATTACAAGATGGTACAGTGCAGCTACAAAAAGGTGCACAACAAGCAGCAACAGGTGCAACAAGTCTTGAACAAGGCCTATCACAATATACGCAAGGTGTAGCTAAGGTAGAAGCAGGTCTTACAACGATAACTGAAAAACAACAACAAATCGTTGCTGGTGCAGCTTCTGTTGCTGAGAGTGCTGGTACATTAAACGGTGCAGCTAATCAGTTAACAACTGGCTCAGCTAAAGTAGAAGCAGGTATCACGGCTTTAACAGCTCAATTACAAAGTGCCATTGCTTCAATGCCAGAAGAGCAAGCGGCGGCATTAAAACAAACACTTGCAGAGTTACAAGCAGGTAGTGCAAGTGTGCATACCGGCATAAATTCTATAGCTAGCGGTACGGAAAAATTACAGGCTGGTGCGAACCAAGTAAATTCTGGTGCAACACAAATTGCAGCAGGTCAAGCAGATGTCTTAGCAGGTGCCAATTCATTATCAGCAAAAAGTAATGCATTAATTGAAGGTGCAAAAAATTTACAGACTGGTAACGCAACACTTGCCAATAAACTAGGCGAATTAAATGCTGGTGTAAATACAGCAGTAGCTGGATCGAAAACATTGGCATCTGGTTTAAATGAATTAGCAACTGGCACAACAACATTAAACGAAGGAACAACAACGCTTGCGTCCAAATCTGGGGAGTTAGCAGATGGTTCTTCGACATTAGCAGAAGGCTCAACTGAACTTGCAGATGGCACAGCAACCTTATCAAGTAAATTAGGCGAAGCAAGTGAAAAAGCAAATGAGGTACATGCTAATGACGACACATATGATATGGTCGGTAGCCCAGTAGAAGTCGATAAAGAATCTGTGAATCATGTACCAAACTACGGTACAGGTTTCTCACCTTACTTTATCTCACTTGGTTTATTCGTTGGTGCATTACTAATTTCAATTGTGTTCCCACTTGTTGAACCAGCGATTCGTCCGAAAAATGGCGTATCATGGTTTACAAGTAAAGTGACTGTATTAGCAGTTGTCGGATTGATTCAATCTTTATTAACAGTTGGTATTGTAAAATGGGGCTTAGGTCTTGAAGTGCAAAACTTAGGATATTTCATACTTTCAGCGCTATTAACAAGCTTTGTTTACCTAGGTTTAATTCAAATGCTTGTTTCCATTTTCGGTGATCCAGGCCGATTCATGGCAATTGTTGTATTAATTTTACAACTTACAACAAGTGCAGGTACATTCCCACTTGAATTGATTCCAGAACCATTACAAATATTTAATAAATTATTACCGATGACTTATTCAGTTCAGGCATTCAAGGCAAGTATATCCACAGGTGATATGACTTACTTATGGCAAAACTATGGTATGTTATTTGGATATATGGCTGTTTTCTTAGCTATTACTTTCGGTTATTTCATGCTATTACACACAAGACGTTACTCAAAAGTAGCCGAAGAGAAATAA
- a CDS encoding TetR/AcrR family transcriptional regulator yields MDRRQEILEAAAKSFTLFGYKATTMEQVAKIANVGKGTIYTFFANKEILFQEIAMSLVQEMKAEADAVLDSSVSFMDNAHNALMKMLQFREKHLLFAKLIEEEKELRTPAVKQVLVRIESEILSYVAALIQRRIDKGEIRDCDAELVSYLLLKAYLAFIVDWHELHDDKIPEEKILNLFKETIFRGLIL; encoded by the coding sequence ATGGATCGTAGGCAGGAAATTCTTGAAGCAGCTGCAAAATCCTTTACGTTGTTTGGCTATAAAGCAACAACAATGGAACAAGTAGCGAAAATTGCAAATGTCGGTAAAGGAACGATTTATACATTCTTTGCGAATAAAGAGATTTTATTTCAAGAGATTGCTATGTCACTTGTACAAGAGATGAAGGCAGAAGCGGATGCGGTGTTAGATTCATCAGTAAGCTTTATGGACAATGCGCATAATGCTTTAATGAAAATGCTTCAGTTCCGTGAAAAACATCTTTTATTTGCGAAGTTAATAGAGGAAGAGAAGGAGTTACGCACTCCAGCAGTTAAACAAGTGCTAGTTCGCATCGAGTCAGAAATATTATCATACGTAGCAGCTTTAATTCAAAGACGTATTGATAAAGGTGAGATACGAGATTGTGATGCCGAATTAGTAAGCTATCTGTTGTTAAAGGCGTATTTGGCGTTTATTGTTGACTGGCATGAGTTACATGACGACAAAATCCCGGAGGAAAAGATACTAAATCTTTTCAAGGAAACAATTTTCCGAGGACTAATTCTTTAA
- a CDS encoding FixH family protein: MKKWLFALIAVPALLVGCGDKEEPKTLKEPEMPAMLNVDILTPKEVAINEPIELAAHVVQGGENIDDAIVEFEVWESGKRDEGQMIDGTLEKDGVYKATITFDHDSVYYMFAHTTANGIHNMPKQQITAGTPDMTQIVPEDEKANNNMMEHGNGTSDGAEQDDDEKNEKNHH, translated from the coding sequence ATGAAGAAATGGTTATTTGCATTAATCGCGGTACCGGCATTACTAGTGGGGTGTGGGGATAAGGAAGAACCAAAAACATTGAAGGAACCAGAAATGCCTGCAATGTTGAATGTTGATATTTTAACGCCTAAAGAAGTCGCAATAAATGAACCAATTGAATTGGCGGCTCATGTTGTACAAGGCGGAGAAAATATTGATGATGCAATCGTAGAATTTGAAGTTTGGGAATCAGGTAAGCGTGATGAAGGGCAAATGATTGATGGGACCTTAGAGAAAGATGGCGTCTACAAGGCAACAATAACGTTCGATCATGACAGTGTATATTATATGTTTGCACATACAACTGCTAATGGCATTCATAATATGCCGAAGCAGCAAATTACTGCTGGTACACCTGATATGACACAGATCGTACCAGAGGATGAAAAAGCAAATAATAACATGATGGAACATGGCAATGGTACATCGGATGGTGCAGAGCAAGATGACGATGAAAAAAATGAAAAAAATCATCATTAA